A genomic window from Solanum stenotomum isolate F172 chromosome 10, ASM1918654v1, whole genome shotgun sequence includes:
- the LOC125842076 gene encoding protein IQ-DOMAIN 22-like, with product MGKASKWFKALLGFKKNDSSSSTSSTNKKKWSDVKSYKDKDFQHHHQHHDKSHYVNSRAGVDPTICEVHSSLTTSSVIRTTTSVTPWSGEEWAAVVIQSHFRAYLSRRALRALKGLVKLQALVRGHIVRKQTADMLRRMQALIRAQSRARLGRSMIFESPPFSAKSTQFIHHGPTTPDKFEQIIRARSMKNDQMFMLKRNSSNHIGNANAKQRNLFHSSEFSLNSEQFCFSYDETCYSSIDNSPQLHSTASSKCTRSRTGPFTPTKSSTRSYTSDEYSNNHPNYMSYTEAAKAKTRSMSAPRLRSQYDKSNSRSNMQKGSNCYANFTSKGVCSGSNRLDKIGVPVSGDLDEFGRGFCHIY from the exons ATGGGCAAAGCATCCAAATGGTTCAAAGCACTTCTTGGCTTCAAGAAAAAtgactcttcttcttctacttcttccaCTAATAAGAAGAAGTGGAGTGATGTTAAATCCTACAAAGATAAAGATTTTCAACACCACCACCAACACCATGACAAATCACACTACGTGAATAGTCGTGCTGGAGTGGACCCCACAATATGTGAAGTCCACTCCAGTTTGACGACTAGTAGTGTGATTCGTACAACAACGTCCGTGACGCCGTGGAGTGGTGAGGAGTGGGCTGCCGTTGTTATACAATCACATTTCCGAGCTTATTTG tcAAGGAGAGCTTTACGCGCATTGAAGGGACTTGTGAAGCTTCAAGCCCTAGTAAGAGGACACATTGTAAGGAAACAAACCGCGGATATGCTAAGGCGTATGCAAGCGTTGATAAGGGCTCAATCAAGAGCTCGTTTAGGACGATCTATGATTTTTGAATCACCTCCTTTTAGCGCGAAGTCTACTCAATTTATTCATCAT GGTCCTACAACTCCTGATAAATTCGAGCAAATTATTCGTGCAAGGAGCATGAAAAATGATCAAATGTTTATGCTCAAG AGGAATTCTTCAAACCATATAGGCAATGCCAATGCCAAACAGAGGAATTTATTTCATTCTTCAGAATTTAGCTTAAATTCAGAGCAATTCTGTTTTAGCTATGATGAAACATGTTACTCCTCTATTGATAATAGCCCACAACTTCACTCAACAGCATCATCGAAATGTACTCGTTCGAGGACAGGACCATTTACGCCAACAAAGAGTAGTACACGAAGCTACACGAGTGATGAATACTCGAATAATCATCCAAATTACATGTCTTACACCGAGGCAGCTAAGGCAAAAACGCGATCTATGAGTGCACCAAGACTAAGGTCTCAGTATGATAAGAGTAACTCAAGAAGTAACATGCAAAAGGGTTCTAATTGTTATGCCAATTTCACTAGCAAAGGTGTTTGTTCGGGTTCTAATAGACTAGATAAGATTGGAGTGCCTGTTAGTGGCGATCTGGATGAATTTGGACGCGGTTTTTGTCACATATATTGA